The following proteins are encoded in a genomic region of Leifsonia psychrotolerans:
- a CDS encoding FAD-binding and (Fe-S)-binding domain-containing protein produces MLVPQAVATPSTIAEIAELYRQSHTRGIPLTFRSGGTSLSGQAVTEGILVDTRHHFRSLEVLDAGARVRVQPGMTVRQVNARLARFGRKLGPDPASEIACTIGGVVANNSSGMACGTAQNSYQTVESMVVVLPSGTIIDTGETDADERLRQLEPALYAGLARLRDRVRCNPASVASIQRQFSMKNTMGYGVNSFLDFERPLDIVTHLMIGSEGTLGFVAEVTFRTVPLLAQVATGLALFPSLNAATAALPALVAAGLGTIELMDATSLRVAQTQPDSTPELAALAIDGHAALLLEYLAENADDLARQRAAGDATLTALDLVTPLSLTSNSSERANLWHIRKGLYTTVAGARPSGTTALLEDVVVPVPRLLDTCESLISLFDAHNYEESVIFGHAKDGNIHFMLNEHFDESASLARYERFTAEMVDLVLGQGGSLKAEHGTGRIMAPFVRRQYGDELYAVMKEIKALFDPKGLLNPGVVLSDEPDSYLANLKLAPTVEEEVDRCVECGYCEPVCPSKDITMTPRQRIVIRREMKTAETAGDTKLLAELRRDYEYDGINTCAVDGMCQVACPVNINTGDLVRRLRAENTSALEQTAWLGAATSWGTMTQLGGLALTVADTMPAPLVTAVTKVGRALLGADTVPLYDGALPGGGAKRRPRAATDPVAVYFTACIGTMFGPAADGAGVADAFLTLCDRAGVSVMVPDGIDSFCCGTPWKSKGNTRGYDRMTEAVLPALLTVSRGGELPIVCDAASCTEGLETMQANARAAGGDFAALRFVDAVEFVGEYVIDRLTVTAPIASLALHHTCSSTQLGINDTMTSIAKRISPDVHVPVEWSCCAFAGDRGLLHPELTASATAREAAEVTERSYAAYASANRTCELGMSRATGQEYSHVLELVEQATRP; encoded by the coding sequence CTGTTGGTCCCGCAGGCCGTTGCGACACCTAGCACCATCGCCGAGATCGCCGAGTTGTATCGACAGAGCCATACGCGCGGCATCCCCCTCACCTTCCGTTCCGGCGGCACCAGCCTGAGCGGACAGGCGGTGACCGAAGGCATCCTTGTCGACACTCGTCACCATTTCCGCTCCCTCGAGGTTCTGGATGCCGGTGCCCGCGTGCGCGTACAGCCCGGCATGACCGTGCGCCAGGTCAACGCGCGACTCGCTCGGTTCGGCCGCAAGCTCGGCCCGGACCCGGCGAGCGAGATTGCCTGCACCATCGGTGGCGTCGTCGCCAACAACTCGAGTGGCATGGCCTGCGGCACCGCGCAGAACAGCTACCAGACCGTCGAATCGATGGTGGTCGTGCTGCCGAGCGGCACCATCATCGACACCGGCGAGACGGATGCCGACGAGCGCCTGCGCCAGCTCGAGCCCGCCCTGTACGCGGGCCTGGCCCGACTGCGAGACCGGGTGCGGTGCAATCCGGCATCCGTCGCGTCGATTCAACGGCAGTTCTCGATGAAGAACACCATGGGCTACGGCGTGAATTCGTTCCTTGACTTCGAACGCCCCCTCGACATTGTGACGCACCTGATGATCGGCAGCGAGGGCACCCTCGGCTTCGTAGCCGAGGTCACGTTTCGCACGGTCCCGCTGCTCGCCCAGGTTGCGACCGGTCTCGCGCTTTTCCCGAGCCTCAATGCGGCCACCGCAGCGCTGCCGGCGCTCGTGGCTGCGGGGCTCGGCACCATCGAGCTGATGGATGCCACATCGCTGCGCGTCGCACAGACTCAGCCGGACAGCACTCCCGAGCTCGCCGCCCTGGCGATCGACGGGCACGCCGCGCTGCTGCTCGAGTATCTCGCCGAGAACGCAGACGACCTCGCCCGGCAACGTGCGGCAGGCGACGCGACGCTCACGGCACTCGATCTCGTCACCCCGCTCAGCCTCACCAGCAACTCCAGCGAACGGGCCAACCTTTGGCACATCCGCAAGGGCCTTTACACGACCGTCGCCGGGGCACGCCCGTCGGGAACCACCGCGCTGCTGGAAGACGTTGTCGTTCCCGTCCCCCGGCTACTTGACACCTGCGAGAGCCTGATCTCACTCTTCGACGCACATAACTATGAGGAAAGCGTGATTTTCGGGCATGCGAAGGATGGCAACATCCATTTCATGCTCAACGAGCATTTCGATGAGTCAGCCTCGCTGGCCCGCTATGAGCGGTTCACCGCCGAGATGGTCGACCTCGTGCTCGGGCAGGGTGGCTCGCTCAAGGCAGAGCATGGCACCGGTCGCATCATGGCTCCGTTCGTGCGCCGCCAGTACGGCGACGAGCTGTACGCGGTGATGAAAGAAATCAAGGCGCTCTTCGACCCGAAAGGTCTGCTGAATCCCGGCGTAGTACTCTCCGATGAGCCGGACTCCTACCTGGCCAATCTCAAACTCGCGCCGACCGTCGAAGAAGAGGTCGACCGCTGTGTCGAATGCGGCTACTGCGAACCGGTCTGTCCCTCGAAAGACATCACGATGACACCTCGGCAACGTATCGTCATTCGGCGCGAGATGAAGACCGCCGAGACCGCGGGTGATACGAAGCTCCTCGCCGAGTTGCGTCGCGATTACGAGTACGACGGCATCAACACCTGTGCCGTCGACGGGATGTGCCAGGTCGCCTGCCCGGTGAACATCAACACGGGCGACCTGGTGCGTCGGCTGCGCGCCGAAAACACGTCAGCACTCGAGCAGACGGCTTGGCTGGGTGCGGCCACGAGTTGGGGCACCATGACGCAGCTCGGCGGTCTCGCACTGACCGTCGCAGACACGATGCCGGCCCCTCTCGTCACTGCGGTGACGAAAGTCGGTCGCGCCCTACTCGGCGCCGACACCGTTCCGCTCTATGACGGCGCGCTACCGGGCGGCGGGGCGAAACGCCGCCCGCGGGCCGCGACAGACCCGGTCGCCGTCTACTTCACCGCCTGCATCGGGACGATGTTCGGTCCAGCTGCGGATGGCGCTGGAGTGGCCGACGCCTTTTTGACGCTGTGTGATCGCGCCGGGGTGAGCGTGATGGTTCCCGACGGCATCGACTCGTTCTGCTGCGGCACTCCCTGGAAGTCCAAGGGCAATACGCGCGGCTACGATCGCATGACCGAGGCGGTGCTCCCCGCGCTCCTGACGGTCAGCCGCGGCGGAGAGCTGCCCATCGTCTGCGATGCGGCATCCTGCACCGAAGGACTCGAGACGATGCAGGCGAATGCGCGGGCGGCAGGTGGCGACTTCGCGGCACTGCGGTTCGTCGATGCTGTGGAATTCGTCGGCGAGTACGTGATCGACCGTCTCACGGTGACCGCGCCGATCGCCTCACTGGCCCTGCACCACACCTGCTCGTCAACTCAGCTCGGTATCAACGACACGATGACGTCGATTGCGAAGCGAATCAGCCCCGACGTGCATGTACCAGTGGAATGGAGTTGCTGCGCCTTCGCGGGCGACCGCGGGTTGCTGCATCCGGAGTTGACCGCGTCGGCAACGGCCCGGGAGGCCGCCGAGGTCACCGAACGCAGCTACGCGGCATATGCCTCGGCAAACCGCACCTGCGAACTCGGGATGAGTCGCGCCACAGGTCAGGAGTACAGCCACGTGCTCGAGCTCGTCGAGCAGGCCACTCGCCCGTAG
- a CDS encoding sugar ABC transporter substrate-binding protein — MGLAASTTAACSIFLLAGCSTPSAQPAAETGTITDVTAASVFSPDVCTPKDPAAVADIPTTVAGFTGYESEPGDWLTLPETSALTGKRVAVSVMGLGQPFFLAVSEHWKALGEKYKFEVKIYDGKFDSGTVQQLVDDIVADKPDAVAFAPQDSDASVPQVQKFIDAGIPVVTYNVQPRVVAAPRVFADDYTGSQIVGCNAGAYFAAKFPDRAANIGIVDLPKLPQVEDRKNGFLTGFLSQIPTAKVVQAVDGGGVIDKANPAASDLIQGNPDINVIFGINDDSSLGTVAALKTANKYSADWGVLAAVDGSRPALESMKDPASPYKAESGYPPRDFAYAAFNLLSAAVEGKAKPDTQVVVGYPAINPSDDGITKWLTEQYPN, encoded by the coding sequence ATGGGACTCGCAGCCTCGACGACCGCAGCCTGTTCAATCTTCTTGCTCGCCGGCTGCTCGACTCCGTCGGCCCAACCGGCGGCGGAAACCGGCACCATCACTGATGTCACAGCTGCCAGCGTTTTCAGCCCGGATGTCTGCACGCCGAAGGACCCGGCAGCCGTCGCCGACATTCCCACGACGGTGGCTGGCTTCACGGGTTACGAATCGGAGCCGGGCGACTGGCTGACCCTTCCTGAGACGTCTGCCCTCACGGGAAAGCGCGTTGCAGTGTCTGTGATGGGTCTCGGGCAGCCATTCTTTCTGGCCGTGTCAGAACATTGGAAGGCCCTGGGCGAGAAGTACAAGTTCGAGGTCAAGATCTACGACGGAAAGTTCGATTCCGGTACGGTTCAGCAGCTCGTCGATGACATTGTCGCCGACAAGCCTGATGCGGTCGCGTTCGCCCCGCAGGACAGCGACGCGTCGGTGCCCCAGGTGCAGAAGTTCATCGATGCGGGAATTCCGGTTGTCACCTACAACGTGCAGCCGCGCGTTGTCGCAGCGCCGCGTGTCTTCGCAGACGACTACACCGGCAGCCAAATCGTCGGTTGCAACGCCGGGGCCTACTTCGCAGCCAAGTTCCCTGACCGTGCCGCAAACATCGGAATTGTCGACTTGCCCAAGCTCCCGCAGGTCGAAGACCGAAAGAACGGCTTCCTGACTGGCTTCCTCTCTCAGATCCCGACGGCCAAGGTCGTTCAGGCTGTGGATGGCGGAGGCGTCATCGACAAGGCGAACCCCGCCGCAAGCGACCTGATTCAGGGAAACCCTGACATCAACGTCATCTTCGGAATCAACGATGACTCGTCGCTCGGCACCGTTGCCGCGCTCAAAACGGCCAACAAATACTCCGCAGATTGGGGAGTATTGGCCGCAGTCGACGGCTCACGGCCGGCACTCGAATCGATGAAGGACCCGGCTTCGCCGTACAAGGCAGAGTCCGGCTACCCACCGCGCGACTTCGCGTACGCGGCATTCAACCTTCTCTCTGCGGCAGTGGAAGGAAAGGCAAAGCCGGACACCCAAGTTGTCGTCGGCTACCCGGCGATCAACCCTTCAGATGATGGCATCACCAAATGGCTCACGGAACAGTACCCCAATTAG
- a CDS encoding sugar ABC transporter ATP-binding protein: protein MPAAFDVVGITKSFPGVKALVDVSVSVRPGEIHCWIGENGAGKSTLIKILAGAHAPDSGEILVEGRPVTISKPGDAMNAGLSFILQELSVVDGLSIADNIMLGHELRRGPEVRKHVTNQRATELLDQIGFEGLDPARLVGTLSTAEKQAVMIARALNLEARVIFLDETSATLDSDEVKRLFDVMRMLRSVGKAVVFVTHRLQEVIDVADRVTVFKDGTIVGTLEGDDIDSAIMVRAMVGRDVTQIFPPKDREVGNMILEAKSVSTREVRNISLSVRSGEVLGIAGLVGSGRTEVLRALFGLDKVTTGTIRLDGAERVWPSCQQAINSGIAMVPADRRSEGIVALRSVEENLTLTWAGRASGRGWRKKSALLAQQFVEELRIKTPSLAQHIGLLSGGNQQKVVVARWLAMKPKVLLLDEPTRGIDVGAKAEMYRLIDELARAGLAVIVVSSDLLEVIGLSNRILVMREGEPAGTLSNEPTEEAIVALAMAHEKAVI, encoded by the coding sequence ATGCCCGCGGCTTTCGACGTAGTAGGAATTACCAAATCGTTCCCTGGCGTCAAAGCACTGGTTGACGTGAGCGTCAGCGTGCGGCCTGGGGAGATCCACTGTTGGATTGGCGAGAACGGCGCGGGCAAGTCGACACTTATCAAGATCCTGGCGGGAGCTCACGCTCCCGACTCCGGAGAGATTCTTGTCGAGGGCAGGCCCGTCACTATCTCGAAACCCGGGGACGCGATGAACGCCGGTCTGAGCTTCATTCTGCAGGAACTCAGCGTCGTCGACGGGCTCTCCATCGCAGACAACATCATGCTCGGACATGAATTGCGGCGCGGGCCCGAGGTCAGAAAGCATGTGACAAACCAGCGGGCCACCGAGCTACTCGACCAAATTGGGTTCGAAGGACTCGACCCCGCTCGCCTCGTCGGAACGCTTTCCACCGCAGAAAAGCAAGCGGTCATGATTGCACGTGCCTTGAACCTCGAGGCGCGAGTCATCTTTCTTGACGAAACCTCCGCCACCCTCGACAGCGACGAAGTGAAGCGGTTGTTCGATGTCATGCGCATGCTGCGCTCTGTCGGTAAAGCAGTGGTGTTTGTGACCCACCGTCTTCAAGAAGTGATCGATGTGGCAGACCGGGTCACTGTCTTCAAAGACGGCACGATTGTTGGCACTCTGGAAGGCGACGACATCGACAGTGCGATTATGGTGCGGGCGATGGTGGGTCGTGACGTCACCCAAATCTTCCCACCGAAGGACCGTGAGGTCGGCAACATGATCCTTGAGGCGAAGTCTGTGAGCACGCGCGAGGTGCGAAACATTTCGCTCAGTGTCAGATCGGGTGAGGTCCTGGGCATTGCCGGGCTTGTCGGTTCTGGCCGTACCGAAGTGTTGCGTGCTCTCTTCGGCCTCGATAAGGTCACGACCGGCACCATCAGGCTTGACGGTGCCGAACGGGTCTGGCCGAGCTGTCAACAGGCGATCAATAGCGGTATCGCAATGGTTCCCGCTGACCGCCGCAGCGAAGGAATTGTCGCGCTCCGCTCCGTCGAAGAGAACCTCACGCTCACTTGGGCCGGTCGGGCCAGCGGGCGTGGATGGAGAAAGAAGTCAGCGTTGCTGGCGCAACAGTTCGTTGAAGAACTTCGGATCAAGACGCCCTCACTCGCCCAGCACATCGGCCTATTGTCTGGCGGAAACCAGCAGAAAGTCGTTGTGGCACGTTGGCTCGCCATGAAACCCAAGGTTCTTCTGCTCGACGAACCAACCCGGGGCATCGACGTCGGTGCTAAGGCCGAGATGTACCGACTGATCGACGAACTGGCTCGGGCGGGGCTCGCCGTCATCGTCGTCTCGTCCGACTTGCTCGAGGTCATCGGGCTCTCAAATCGCATCCTGGTTATGCGCGAGGGTGAACCCGCCGGGACGCTCAGCAACGAACCTACCGAAGAAGCAATTGTTGCGCTCGCCATGGCGCACGAGAAGGCAGTGATATGA
- a CDS encoding ABC transporter permease produces the protein MKVNSRWLMRWLVKQRQNPTIATLAILATLVVVFSLMSDRFLTIENIQNVTRSSAAVITVGCAVTLVMIARGLDLSVGSTLAACGVLAAALASNGANLLLSYLAALALGAAIGALNGVIVVGLKVTPIIATLGTLNIARGLAYLITPSAILVGLPAAWSTIGTSSLFGLPSPVLIAIAAVIFFSWLLNRTVFGRHVYAIGGNEETARLAGVRVGRVLFLLYLMAGLSAGVGAIVLSSRLGTGDPNIGVGFEFDVIVAVILGGTSLAGGSGRISGTVLGALIVGFLSNGLNLVGVEPFWQYVAKGSALIVAVVLDRFASRSSDVRPKTGKTPPSPPSRPTPDVTVGALDSSTVGATR, from the coding sequence ATGAAAGTGAACTCCCGGTGGCTCATGCGCTGGCTCGTGAAGCAGCGACAGAATCCCACAATCGCGACTCTGGCTATTCTGGCGACACTCGTCGTGGTCTTTTCCTTGATGAGCGATAGATTCCTGACCATCGAGAACATTCAGAACGTCACGCGGTCCAGCGCCGCAGTGATCACTGTCGGATGTGCCGTGACACTCGTCATGATCGCGCGCGGTCTCGACCTCTCTGTCGGCAGCACCCTGGCCGCCTGTGGTGTTCTTGCTGCAGCATTGGCCTCGAACGGAGCTAATCTGCTCCTCTCTTATCTGGCGGCGTTGGCGCTCGGAGCTGCAATCGGTGCGCTGAACGGTGTGATCGTCGTTGGGCTCAAGGTAACCCCGATCATCGCCACTTTGGGAACGCTCAACATCGCTCGCGGCCTGGCCTATCTGATCACGCCCAGCGCGATCCTGGTCGGGCTGCCGGCCGCATGGAGCACGATCGGCACCTCCTCACTCTTCGGCTTGCCGTCGCCGGTACTGATCGCCATCGCCGCGGTCATCTTCTTCAGCTGGCTGCTGAACCGCACGGTGTTCGGCCGCCACGTCTATGCAATCGGAGGCAATGAGGAGACGGCACGCCTCGCCGGTGTGCGGGTCGGGCGGGTCCTATTCCTGCTCTATCTGATGGCAGGACTCTCCGCAGGTGTCGGCGCCATCGTGCTGAGCTCGCGACTCGGCACTGGTGACCCGAACATCGGGGTCGGCTTCGAATTCGATGTCATCGTCGCCGTCATCCTCGGTGGTACTAGCCTGGCCGGAGGGTCGGGCCGCATCAGCGGAACTGTGCTGGGTGCTCTCATCGTCGGATTCCTGAGCAACGGGTTGAACCTGGTCGGCGTGGAGCCGTTCTGGCAGTACGTAGCCAAGGGCAGCGCGCTCATCGTCGCCGTCGTGCTCGACAGGTTCGCAAGCCGAAGTAGTGACGTTCGGCCGAAGACGGGCAAAACGCCTCCATCGCCACCGTCACGCCCCACGCCTGACGTCACAGTTGGCGCACTCGATTCCAGCACGGTTGGAGCGACCCGATGA
- a CDS encoding SMP-30/gluconolactonase/LRE family protein, whose product MIDVIADDLDHPECVAYGLDGFVYAGGEAGQIYRIDVETRSPTIVGSTDGFILGIALDRDGNVYACDTKAKAVLRMSPSGDVETLCTGTPERPMRLPNSLAFGATGELYISDSGVWGESQGCIYRRSPDGAVEVWSEGAASFTNGIAHSPDGAFLYVVESTLPGVTRIPIQSNGSAGEPETVVMMPGTVPDGIAFDTAGRLYIACYRPDRLYRLDPTGELVIFADDPKGTAISAPTNVAFGGESMSSLFIASLGRWHVSRMTVDVPGFALHYPEPQSNASGVVNVNV is encoded by the coding sequence ATGATTGATGTCATTGCGGATGATCTCGATCACCCGGAGTGCGTAGCCTATGGACTCGACGGCTTCGTTTACGCCGGTGGAGAGGCAGGTCAAATTTATCGAATCGACGTCGAAACGCGCAGTCCAACGATCGTCGGATCGACCGACGGCTTCATCCTCGGCATCGCGCTCGACCGGGACGGTAACGTCTACGCCTGCGACACCAAGGCCAAGGCCGTATTGCGGATGAGTCCATCCGGTGATGTCGAGACGCTGTGCACCGGTACACCGGAACGGCCGATGCGACTGCCAAACTCTCTGGCATTCGGGGCCACGGGTGAGCTCTACATCTCGGATTCTGGTGTCTGGGGCGAATCTCAGGGCTGCATCTACCGACGTAGCCCTGATGGAGCAGTGGAGGTGTGGTCAGAGGGCGCCGCTTCGTTCACGAACGGAATCGCGCACTCTCCCGATGGTGCATTTCTCTACGTCGTCGAGTCGACACTTCCCGGTGTGACGCGGATCCCGATCCAGTCCAACGGTTCGGCTGGCGAGCCCGAAACTGTCGTGATGATGCCGGGCACGGTTCCAGACGGCATCGCGTTCGACACCGCAGGTCGCCTCTACATCGCGTGCTACCGGCCAGACCGCCTCTACCGGCTCGACCCGACTGGCGAGCTCGTGATCTTCGCCGACGACCCCAAGGGAACCGCGATCTCGGCCCCTACTAATGTCGCGTTCGGTGGAGAATCAATGTCGAGCCTCTTCATTGCAAGCCTGGGTCGGTGGCATGTCTCTCGGATGACAGTCGACGTACCTGGTTTTGCCCTGCACTATCCAGAGCCTCAGTCGAACGCGTCTGGAGTAGTCAATGTCAATGTTTGA
- a CDS encoding FadR/GntR family transcriptional regulator has translation MSMFEQVHHVRATDAVVARIESLILDHSLKPGDTLPSERELAAMLNVSRNALREALGILGQKGLVVARPGKGTMVAEPSPDPLKASLQLLLQLRHVTLTELGDVRILIEPELAARAAERVGDGAALTQWLERLLDAHDDPAAHVAADLGYHREIARLADHTVFSVLVDAVREPITRSMMFGTKLPRAIDHSDAQHRAVYDAIMEGNAVAARQAMTEHITYVNEYLRDETPSVISSGGEAHV, from the coding sequence ATGTCAATGTTTGAACAGGTGCACCACGTGCGTGCGACGGATGCTGTGGTGGCACGCATCGAAAGTCTGATCCTGGATCACAGCCTGAAGCCCGGCGACACCCTGCCGTCGGAACGTGAGCTCGCCGCAATGCTGAATGTGAGTCGCAACGCGCTGCGTGAGGCTCTTGGAATTCTGGGACAAAAGGGACTCGTCGTGGCGCGACCGGGCAAGGGAACTATGGTGGCTGAGCCCTCGCCCGACCCGTTAAAGGCGTCACTACAGCTGCTTCTGCAGTTGCGGCATGTGACCCTGACCGAGCTGGGTGACGTTCGAATTCTGATTGAACCGGAACTTGCCGCGCGCGCCGCAGAACGAGTCGGCGACGGAGCTGCATTGACCCAGTGGCTGGAACGACTCCTCGACGCTCACGACGACCCGGCCGCTCACGTGGCAGCCGACCTGGGCTATCACAGGGAGATCGCCCGGCTGGCCGACCACACAGTCTTTAGCGTGCTGGTTGACGCGGTGCGAGAGCCCATCACTCGAAGCATGATGTTCGGTACAAAGCTGCCGCGTGCAATCGATCATTCCGATGCTCAGCACCGCGCCGTTTACGACGCGATCATGGAGGGGAATGCGGTCGCCGCTCGTCAGGCGATGACCGAGCACATCACCTACGTCAACGAGTACTTGAGGGATGAAACGCCCTCAGTCATTTCATCGGGGGGAGAGGCGCATGTCTAA
- a CDS encoding DUF4432 family protein, which translates to MSKNDDVSFTLTNEFLSIEIDPNQGADLVSLMHRESGEELLWRDPRTSARSGTAPLPMFADSFYDTYRGGMQELFPNTADSSVVMGVTLPFHGEACQLAWSVRREHRYGSDRLVCMTDLTRYPVRMERTISLVPGEPTLRIRSEIVNLSARALPYTWAMHPAFSRAVTAEPSVLYAPFACAVSHPDKFSENQSFAPGEVVGGGSVEGVSTLTLNANDAGTTDLLYAQPDQGWYTLRNESSGLTVSMGWPVEQFPELWIWQECRGVGDFPWWGQHHIVAVEPHVASPSRALAEHIVAGTARELAPHGRLSAEFTLSAELTSLDQIPQGLDTRGRVVLRQKEKEHTA; encoded by the coding sequence ATGTCTAAGAACGACGATGTCTCCTTCACCCTCACAAACGAGTTTCTGAGCATCGAAATCGACCCGAACCAGGGCGCAGACCTCGTCTCGCTCATGCACAGGGAAAGTGGCGAGGAACTGCTCTGGCGAGACCCACGCACGTCGGCGCGATCCGGCACGGCGCCACTTCCGATGTTCGCCGATTCGTTCTACGACACCTATCGCGGTGGCATGCAGGAGCTCTTCCCGAACACTGCGGACTCCTCGGTTGTGATGGGCGTAACGCTTCCCTTTCATGGCGAGGCCTGCCAGTTGGCTTGGTCGGTGAGAAGAGAGCACCGATACGGAAGCGATCGCCTCGTCTGCATGACAGACCTCACACGGTATCCGGTGCGCATGGAGCGAACGATCTCACTCGTTCCGGGGGAGCCGACGTTGCGCATCCGCAGTGAGATCGTCAATCTCTCTGCTCGCGCGTTGCCGTACACCTGGGCGATGCACCCGGCCTTCTCGAGGGCAGTGACGGCAGAGCCATCCGTGCTTTATGCGCCGTTCGCGTGCGCGGTTTCCCACCCAGATAAGTTCTCGGAGAACCAATCATTCGCTCCCGGTGAGGTCGTGGGCGGCGGCTCGGTGGAGGGCGTGAGCACGCTCACGTTGAACGCCAACGATGCGGGAACCACTGATCTGCTCTATGCGCAGCCGGACCAAGGCTGGTACACACTTCGCAACGAATCGTCAGGGCTCACCGTTTCGATGGGCTGGCCCGTCGAGCAGTTCCCCGAATTGTGGATCTGGCAGGAATGTCGGGGTGTCGGAGACTTTCCATGGTGGGGCCAGCATCACATCGTCGCGGTGGAGCCGCATGTTGCCTCTCCCTCACGCGCGCTTGCCGAGCATATTGTCGCAGGCACGGCCCGCGAGCTGGCGCCCCACGGCAGACTCAGCGCAGAGTTCACACTTTCGGCCGAGCTGACATCGCTCGATCAGATCCCGCAGGGCCTGGACACACGAGGTCGTGTCGTTCTGCGCCAGAAAGAGAAGGAGCACACAGCATGA
- a CDS encoding SDR family NAD(P)-dependent oxidoreductase, with translation MRFDGITAVVTGAGAGIGRATATRLANEGAKLALIDINQESIDELAASLGESGCTANAYRADVCSSDAATAVIAQIAAEMGTPQVLVNNASVLRLASAAETPLELFDAVISTNLRSVFTFSQAVARLLIAAKLPGSIVNVSSIHAVISEPNASAYTAAKGGIEAMSRTFASEWASAGIRVNCVRPGATWSEMTTPIYTKEIQRAIAQRVPMGRIGDASEIAAGICFFASPDSSYCTGTTLDIDGGYIMDGSLPGTVYA, from the coding sequence ATGAGATTTGATGGAATCACCGCGGTTGTCACGGGAGCTGGCGCAGGAATCGGCCGGGCTACGGCAACGCGCCTCGCCAACGAAGGTGCCAAACTGGCGCTCATTGACATCAACCAGGAGAGCATCGATGAGCTCGCCGCGAGTCTGGGTGAGAGCGGATGCACGGCGAACGCGTACCGAGCGGATGTGTGTTCCTCCGACGCGGCAACCGCAGTGATCGCACAGATCGCCGCCGAGATGGGTACCCCTCAGGTACTCGTAAACAACGCCTCCGTTCTTCGCTTGGCCTCGGCCGCCGAGACGCCGCTCGAGCTGTTCGATGCCGTGATCTCGACCAACCTGCGCAGCGTCTTCACGTTCTCCCAGGCTGTCGCTCGACTGCTGATTGCGGCGAAACTTCCGGGATCGATCGTCAATGTCTCGTCGATTCACGCTGTGATCAGCGAACCGAACGCGAGCGCGTATACCGCGGCCAAGGGCGGCATCGAAGCCATGTCCCGCACGTTCGCATCGGAATGGGCATCCGCCGGTATCCGTGTGAACTGTGTGCGCCCCGGTGCAACGTGGAGTGAAATGACGACCCCGATTTACACCAAAGAAATTCAGAGGGCGATCGCCCAGCGTGTGCCGATGGGGCGTATTGGTGATGCGAGTGAGATCGCCGCGGGGATCTGTTTCTTCGCCTCGCCGGACTCGAGCTACTGCACCGGAACAACTCTCGATATCGATGGCGGATACATTATGGATGGCAGCCTGCCGGGCACGGTGTACGCGTGA